The Pirellulimonas nuda genome includes a region encoding these proteins:
- a CDS encoding c-type cytochrome domain-containing protein: MSRLLQALAVASLLAAPTLADNASENRNDLRRFSTQARAAERFAAAGRGDDAVAAFEELQKLVAGVAERGVDPRSESAFKRAMDRLTEFHGELTAAGFNPPPLAKIAPATPPAGGGDGDVSFTSQVAPMLAARCGGCHVDGSRGGFSLATYSALMRGADPGGTVLVPGDGAGSLIVELIVSGDMPRGGGRVTPAETQMLVSWINQGARFDGADASANLRDLKPGQGAPMQPKPASPPMKVTRPKGGETVSFAIDVAPIIDAKCRNCHGAGQQQGGLDMGSFAALLKGGDGGPVIAGGKPDESPLLRRVRGDDPPQMPLRQTPLSAQEIETIATWIREGASFDGKDAATGLALLIATERADRFSGPQLSKFRSADAADRWRLAVPDEPARQLETPRFLVIGNANDDLRDRTGAALEGAADDVLSYFRQPPDGLGKARVTAFVFDGAIDYGEFGLMVEKRQLPATQRRHWRHDALTPYLCVVPAAADDDLLRAELAQQVAALYLSARTSGELPGWLAEGAARAVRAKLYPRDPEVAEWEGKVPELAARMPSPDAFMTGRIDPQVGGVVAYGFAGAMLRGSSFNKLLDAMAAGKPFAEAFQGVYRVTPKQAAESWQKSVAAKRGR, translated from the coding sequence ATGTCCCGCCTGCTCCAAGCGCTCGCCGTAGCGAGCCTGCTCGCCGCCCCGACGCTGGCCGACAACGCCAGCGAGAACCGAAACGACCTGCGACGCTTCTCGACCCAGGCGCGGGCCGCCGAGCGGTTTGCGGCGGCAGGAAGGGGCGACGACGCGGTTGCCGCGTTTGAGGAACTCCAAAAGCTTGTCGCTGGTGTGGCGGAGCGCGGGGTCGACCCGCGTTCGGAGTCGGCCTTCAAGCGCGCCATGGATCGCCTCACCGAGTTCCATGGCGAGCTCACCGCCGCCGGGTTCAACCCCCCTCCCCTGGCCAAGATCGCCCCGGCGACGCCCCCGGCGGGCGGCGGCGACGGCGACGTGAGCTTTACCTCACAAGTGGCGCCGATGCTGGCGGCCCGCTGCGGGGGGTGTCACGTCGACGGCTCGCGAGGGGGTTTCAGCCTAGCCACCTACAGCGCCCTGATGCGCGGCGCCGACCCGGGCGGGACGGTGCTCGTGCCCGGCGACGGGGCGGGGAGCCTGATCGTCGAGCTGATCGTCTCGGGCGACATGCCGCGCGGGGGCGGCCGGGTAACGCCCGCAGAGACCCAGATGTTGGTGAGCTGGATCAACCAGGGCGCCCGCTTCGACGGCGCCGACGCCAGCGCGAACCTCCGCGACCTGAAGCCCGGCCAGGGGGCGCCGATGCAGCCCAAGCCCGCGTCGCCGCCGATGAAGGTCACGCGCCCCAAGGGGGGCGAGACGGTCAGCTTTGCGATCGACGTCGCGCCGATCATCGACGCGAAGTGCCGCAATTGTCACGGCGCCGGGCAGCAGCAAGGGGGGCTCGACATGGGGAGCTTCGCGGCCCTGCTCAAGGGAGGGGACGGGGGGCCGGTGATCGCGGGCGGCAAGCCGGACGAGAGCCCGCTGCTCCGCCGCGTGCGCGGCGACGATCCCCCGCAGATGCCGCTGCGGCAGACGCCGCTGTCTGCCCAAGAGATCGAGACGATCGCCACCTGGATCCGCGAAGGGGCGTCGTTTGACGGCAAGGACGCGGCAACGGGTTTGGCGCTGCTAATCGCCACCGAGCGGGCCGATCGCTTCTCGGGCCCGCAACTAAGCAAGTTCCGCAGCGCGGACGCCGCCGACCGCTGGCGGCTAGCGGTGCCTGACGAGCCGGCCCGGCAGCTCGAGACGCCGCGGTTCTTGGTGATCGGCAACGCGAACGACGACCTGCGCGATCGCACCGGCGCCGCGCTCGAAGGGGCCGCCGACGACGTGCTCAGCTACTTCCGCCAACCGCCGGACGGGCTCGGCAAGGCCCGCGTCACCGCGTTCGTGTTCGACGGCGCCATCGACTACGGCGAGTTTGGACTAATGGTTGAGAAGCGTCAGCTCCCCGCGACGCAGCGTCGGCACTGGCGGCACGACGCGCTGACCCCCTACCTGTGCGTTGTGCCCGCCGCGGCAGACGACGACCTGCTCCGCGCAGAGCTCGCCCAACAAGTTGCGGCGCTCTACTTGTCTGCACGCACCAGCGGAGAGCTCCCCGGCTGGCTGGCCGAGGGCGCCGCCCGCGCCGTGCGGGCCAAGCTCTACCCACGCGACCCAGAGGTGGCCGAGTGGGAGGGGAAAGTCCCTGAGCTCGCGGCCCGGATGCCCTCGCCGGACGCGTTCATGACCGGCCGCATCGATCCGCAGGTCGGCGGTGTGGTGGCTTACGGGTTCGCGGGGGCGATGCTCCGCGGCTCGTCGTTCAACAAGCTGCTGGACGCGATGGCCGCCGGGAAGCCCTTCGCCGAGGCGTTCCAAGGCGTTTACCGCGTCACGCCGAAACAGGCCGCCGAGTCGTGGCAGAAGAGCGTCGCCGCCAAGCGGGGACGCTAG
- a CDS encoding sialate O-acetylesterase: MRLLTTAATLAALVLANVASAEPSLWLSDLFSDHAVLQRDQPIRVWGRCQPGGKVELSLADEKATATADESGKWQAELAARPAGGPYTLKVASGDEEVVAQDVLIGDVWVCSGQSNMQWRLDQSRDAELAIAAADEPMLRLMRIDTIGSQDPTEQIDTQWRVSSPKEAGSFSGVGYFFGRQLQEALGVPIGLIDNSWGGSACEAWVPPAALADEAMYGPLRKRWSEIEANSDEASLRRDYAEKLTQWREQREKALAEGRSAPGRPWINAPLFGNQRPGNLFAARVEPIRDFPITGVIWYQGESNAGRAYQYRELFPTMIGAWRDAWGQADLPFYWVQLADFKPEKPAPAPSDWAELREAQTMTLDRLENVGQALAIDLGEANDIHPKNKQSVASRLARLALADVYGSKMPARSPRLEECEFADDAAQLTLTDCEGGLRTFDGVPPQGFAIAGSDQQFHWADAKITGKNTVRLSSAEVREPVAVRYAWADNPRVNLYNSAWLPVTPFRTDDWPGVTAEQR; this comes from the coding sequence ATGCGACTTCTCACGACCGCGGCAACCCTCGCCGCCTTGGTTTTGGCCAACGTGGCTTCGGCAGAACCGTCCCTGTGGCTCTCCGACCTGTTCAGCGACCACGCGGTGCTGCAACGGGATCAACCGATCCGGGTCTGGGGGCGTTGTCAGCCGGGAGGCAAGGTGGAACTCTCGCTTGCCGACGAGAAGGCGACCGCCACAGCCGACGAATCCGGCAAGTGGCAAGCGGAGCTAGCCGCGCGACCCGCCGGCGGGCCCTACACGCTGAAGGTAGCTTCCGGCGACGAAGAGGTGGTCGCCCAGGACGTGCTGATCGGCGATGTCTGGGTCTGCTCTGGGCAATCGAACATGCAGTGGCGGCTCGACCAATCGAGGGACGCAGAACTAGCCATCGCCGCGGCAGACGAGCCGATGCTGCGTCTGATGAGGATCGACACCATCGGGTCCCAAGATCCGACCGAGCAGATCGACACCCAGTGGCGTGTCTCCTCTCCGAAGGAGGCGGGCTCGTTCTCTGGCGTGGGGTACTTCTTTGGGCGCCAACTCCAAGAGGCGTTGGGCGTTCCGATCGGGCTGATCGACAACTCTTGGGGGGGTTCCGCCTGCGAGGCGTGGGTCCCGCCCGCGGCCCTCGCGGATGAGGCGATGTACGGCCCGCTCCGGAAGCGTTGGTCCGAGATCGAGGCCAACAGTGATGAGGCGTCGCTGCGCCGCGACTATGCAGAAAAGCTGACGCAGTGGCGGGAGCAACGGGAAAAGGCGCTCGCCGAAGGACGCTCGGCCCCGGGCCGGCCCTGGATCAACGCCCCGCTCTTCGGCAATCAGCGACCGGGCAACCTGTTTGCGGCCCGTGTCGAACCGATCCGCGACTTTCCGATCACCGGAGTAATCTGGTACCAGGGAGAGTCGAACGCGGGACGCGCCTACCAGTACCGGGAGCTGTTTCCGACGATGATCGGGGCCTGGCGCGACGCGTGGGGGCAGGCCGACCTGCCCTTCTACTGGGTGCAGCTAGCGGATTTCAAGCCGGAGAAGCCCGCCCCCGCACCGAGCGACTGGGCGGAGCTGCGCGAGGCGCAGACCATGACGCTCGACCGGCTAGAGAACGTGGGGCAAGCCCTCGCGATCGACCTGGGCGAGGCAAACGACATCCACCCCAAGAACAAGCAGTCCGTCGCCTCGCGGCTCGCCAGGCTTGCGTTGGCGGACGTGTACGGCAGCAAGATGCCGGCCAGGAGCCCCCGGCTCGAGGAATGCGAGTTCGCAGACGACGCCGCGCAGCTTACGCTAACCGATTGCGAGGGGGGGCTGCGGACCTTTGACGGCGTCCCGCCGCAGGGGTTCGCCATCGCCGGGTCAGACCAGCAGTTTCATTGGGCCGACGCCAAGATCACCGGCAAGAACACCGTCCGGCTGTCGTCGGCCGAGGTGCGCGAACCCGTGGCGGTCCGCTACGCCTGGGCGGACAACCCTCGCGTGAACCTCTACAACTCGGCGTGGCTGCCGGTTACGCCGTTCCGGACCGATGATTGGCCGGGCGTCACGGCGGAACAAAGGTAA
- the arsS gene encoding arsenosugar biosynthesis radical SAM (seleno)protein ArsS (Some members of this family are selenoproteins.), protein MNRFDQKLAAPLRSAPRIQTLQVNLGRVCNLACKHCHVESSPARDGDQENMSAPTAEKILAWLARYPQVRTVDLTGGSPEMNPNFRRIVAECHRLGRRVIDRCNPTILLHDEPSFAWVPSFLAEHRVEVVASLPCYLEENVNAQRGRGAYNASIEGLLRLNAVGYGVDPALRLNLVYNPTGPRLPPAQDALAEDYHRELRQRFGLVFNELWTITNMPITRWRAALERGGTLDGYLDLLDTTYNPASVERLMCRSQVHVDSQGALHDCDFNFATGLPMPGFETQRLWDIELSEAQGRPIATADHCLGCTAGAGSSCGGAIVP, encoded by the coding sequence ATGAACCGGTTCGACCAGAAACTCGCGGCGCCGCTGCGCTCGGCCCCGCGGATCCAGACGCTGCAGGTCAACCTGGGGCGGGTCTGCAACCTCGCCTGCAAGCATTGCCACGTCGAGTCGTCGCCGGCGCGCGACGGCGATCAAGAGAATATGTCGGCGCCGACCGCCGAGAAGATCCTCGCGTGGCTCGCTCGCTACCCGCAGGTCCGCACGGTCGACCTCACCGGCGGCAGCCCGGAGATGAACCCCAACTTCCGCCGCATCGTGGCGGAGTGCCACCGGCTCGGCCGGCGGGTGATCGACCGCTGCAACCCCACGATCCTGCTGCACGACGAGCCCAGCTTCGCCTGGGTTCCAAGTTTCCTCGCGGAGCACCGGGTCGAAGTCGTGGCCTCGCTCCCCTGCTACCTAGAAGAGAACGTCAACGCCCAGCGGGGCCGGGGCGCCTACAACGCCTCGATCGAGGGGCTGCTGAGGCTCAACGCCGTGGGGTACGGCGTCGACCCCGCGTTGCGGCTGAACCTGGTCTACAACCCCACCGGCCCGCGGCTCCCGCCGGCGCAAGACGCGCTGGCGGAAGATTACCACCGGGAACTGCGGCAGCGGTTCGGGCTGGTCTTCAACGAACTGTGGACCATCACCAACATGCCCATCACCCGCTGGCGCGCGGCCCTAGAGCGTGGCGGCACGCTCGACGGCTACCTCGACCTTCTCGATACGACCTACAACCCGGCGAGCGTTGAGAGGCTGATGTGCCGCTCGCAGGTGCACGTTGACAGCCAAGGGGCCCTGCACGACTGCGACTTCAACTTTGCGACGGGGCTGCCGATGCCGGGGTTCGAGACGCAGCGGCTGTGGGACATCGAGCTGAGCGAGGCCCAGGGGCGCCCCATCGCCACCGCCGACCACTGCCTGGGCTGCACGGCCG
- a CDS encoding ATP-binding protein: MTSAPSDYDAIDGLGALLSDDVFLPTEPKTLRETGVSPVLVEGLVCKYLLQVGSAAGRDVARRLCLPFGTLEDLFGSLRSRQIVFHQGQAALGDYYYALTDQGLDRARAAMQACSYVGPAPVPLDEYVLSVEAQTIRAEAAQREQLLEAFEDISIDASLLEVLGPAVNSGAGMFLYGAPGNGKTTLARRITRCFGRNIWLPHAVIDDGFIIKVFDAAYHERPEEQEGSLLSGTGHDPRWVNVRRPTVIVGGELTMDSLEIRHDPISNVCEASLQLKSNCGCLLIDDFGRQRIEPTELLNRWIIPLENRYDFLTLPSGKKIQVPFDQLIIFSTNLEPHELTDEAFLRRIPYKVEVGDPSLDEFRTLFEVGCRTLGFGYRPEAVDYLVQKHYRPLGRCLRRCHARDLLSQVRNYCVYRGVALELRPDYLDRAVGAYFTTMPAPASIATPGSDP, from the coding sequence ATGACCTCAGCCCCATCAGACTACGACGCCATCGACGGGCTCGGCGCCTTGCTGAGCGACGATGTCTTCCTGCCTACCGAGCCGAAGACGCTGCGCGAAACGGGCGTCTCGCCCGTCTTGGTCGAGGGGCTGGTATGTAAGTACCTGCTGCAGGTTGGCTCGGCCGCGGGGCGTGACGTCGCGCGACGGCTCTGCCTGCCGTTCGGCACGCTGGAAGACCTGTTCGGGAGCCTGCGTTCCCGGCAGATCGTCTTCCACCAGGGCCAAGCGGCGTTGGGGGACTACTACTACGCGCTCACCGACCAGGGGCTGGATCGCGCCCGCGCGGCGATGCAGGCCTGCAGCTACGTCGGGCCGGCGCCGGTGCCGCTGGACGAGTACGTGCTGTCGGTCGAGGCGCAAACTATCCGTGCCGAAGCGGCGCAGCGCGAACAACTGTTGGAGGCCTTCGAGGATATCTCGATCGACGCTTCGCTGCTGGAGGTGCTGGGGCCGGCCGTGAACTCCGGCGCCGGGATGTTCCTCTACGGGGCGCCGGGCAACGGCAAGACGACGCTCGCTAGGCGCATCACGCGTTGCTTCGGACGCAACATCTGGCTCCCCCACGCGGTGATCGACGACGGCTTCATCATCAAGGTGTTCGACGCGGCCTACCACGAGCGGCCCGAGGAGCAAGAGGGCTCGCTGCTCTCGGGGACCGGGCACGACCCGCGATGGGTCAACGTGCGTCGGCCGACGGTGATCGTCGGGGGCGAGCTGACGATGGACAGCCTCGAGATCCGGCACGACCCGATCTCCAACGTGTGCGAGGCCTCGCTCCAACTCAAGAGCAACTGCGGGTGCTTGTTGATCGACGACTTCGGTCGGCAGCGGATCGAGCCGACGGAGCTGCTCAATCGCTGGATCATCCCGCTGGAGAACCGGTACGACTTCCTCACGCTCCCCAGCGGAAAGAAGATCCAGGTGCCGTTCGATCAGTTGATTATTTTCTCCACCAACCTGGAGCCGCACGAGCTCACGGACGAGGCCTTCCTGCGACGCATCCCGTACAAGGTAGAGGTGGGCGACCCGTCGCTCGACGAGTTCCGAACACTCTTTGAGGTCGGCTGCCGGACGCTCGGGTTCGGCTACCGCCCCGAGGCGGTCGACTATTTGGTTCAGAAGCACTACCGCCCGCTGGGCCGCTGCCTGCGGCGGTGCCACGCACGCGACCTGCTGAGCCAGGTCCGCAACTACTGCGTTTACCGGGGCGTCGCCCTGGAACTGCGCCCCGACTACCTCGACCGCGCCGTGGGCGCCTACTTCACCACGATGCCGGCGCCAGCGTCGATCGCGACCCCCGGGAGCGATCCATGA
- the thiO gene encoding glycine oxidase ThiO, translating to MTHASRPDVLVVGGGIIGLSIALELADRGAKVKLIDRGEPGREASWAGAGILPPGSGYSGHPALEAMAARSNVLHPRLSGRLREETGIDDGYVRCGAIYMTTSEPSDGESETLMRWRARGAVVEPATPSHLSGLAVPPQRAAHWVPAEASVRNPRRLKALVRLCELAGVSVEAGVEARSLRLKGSRVASVVVDRGELCCGAVCLAAGCWSGPLAERLGMRAPVRPIKGQIALLRGPVGLLPHVVHDGDFYLTPRADGRVVVGSTVEDVGFDKTTEADAISALVGHAHRLAPALRQTELESCWAGLRPASCDGLPILGRIAGYENAYIGGGHFRAGLHLAPSTAELVCGTIEGKTLEPPFVDLAASRF from the coding sequence ATGACCCACGCTAGCCGGCCCGACGTGTTGGTTGTCGGCGGCGGGATCATTGGCCTGTCGATCGCGCTCGAGCTGGCGGACCGCGGCGCAAAGGTCAAGCTGATCGACCGGGGCGAGCCGGGCCGCGAGGCCTCTTGGGCCGGCGCCGGGATCCTGCCGCCGGGGTCCGGCTACAGCGGCCACCCGGCTCTCGAAGCGATGGCGGCGCGTAGCAACGTGCTCCACCCGCGGCTCTCAGGCCGGCTCCGCGAGGAGACGGGGATCGACGACGGGTACGTCCGTTGCGGCGCCATATATATGACAACCTCCGAACCGAGCGATGGCGAGTCTGAGACGCTGATGCGTTGGCGGGCGCGCGGGGCGGTCGTTGAGCCCGCCACGCCGAGTCATCTCTCGGGACTGGCCGTCCCGCCGCAGCGCGCCGCGCACTGGGTCCCCGCCGAGGCGTCGGTGCGCAACCCGCGTCGGCTCAAGGCCCTGGTCCGGCTGTGTGAGCTGGCGGGTGTGTCCGTTGAGGCCGGCGTCGAGGCCCGTTCGCTGAGGCTCAAGGGCAGCCGCGTGGCGAGCGTTGTCGTCGACCGCGGCGAGCTGTGCTGTGGCGCCGTCTGCCTGGCGGCGGGATGCTGGTCCGGCCCGCTTGCCGAACGGCTCGGGATGCGGGCGCCCGTCAGGCCGATCAAGGGGCAGATCGCCCTGCTGCGTGGGCCGGTGGGCTTGCTCCCGCACGTCGTTCACGACGGGGACTTTTATCTCACTCCACGTGCGGATGGGCGCGTGGTGGTCGGTTCGACGGTTGAGGATGTTGGTTTTGACAAAACAACCGAAGCAGACGCGATTTCGGCACTGGTCGGGCATGCCCATCGCTTAGCGCCGGCCCTGCGGCAAACCGAGCTGGAGTCGTGTTGGGCGGGGCTCCGCCCCGCGTCTTGCGACGGGCTGCCCATTCTGGGGAGAATAGCGGGCTACGAGAACGCGTACATCGGCGGCGGGCACTTCCGCGCCGGGCTGCACTTGGCGCCTTCGACCGCGGAACTCGTGTGCGGTACGATCGAGGGCAAGACGCTTGAACCACCGTTCGTAGATCTGGCCGCGTCGCGCTTCTAG
- a CDS encoding TIGR04282 family arsenosugar biosynthesis glycosyltransferase has protein sequence MTHSLQRVALFAKHWTPGLVKTRLSVSIGQHGAAHLHRAFLATLTERLSTLEAQRALCYAPADQRDAFAPFAARGWELCEQSAGDLGERLEDFFDRSFAAGYQRVVVLGADSPNLELRLVVEAFAELRQRDLVLGPARDGGYYLVGARGGTPPIFRGMPWGQDALFQATLNRLASAGWGADRFAVLPSWYDVDEMDDLRELSRDLRGASQPSLVRLRAAIEPYLSADGDRDDPR, from the coding sequence ATGACCCATTCTCTCCAGCGCGTGGCGCTCTTCGCGAAGCATTGGACCCCCGGTCTCGTGAAGACACGGCTCTCGGTTTCGATCGGCCAACACGGCGCCGCGCACTTGCATCGCGCGTTCCTCGCAACGCTGACCGAGCGCTTGAGCACATTGGAAGCACAGCGCGCGCTTTGCTACGCGCCCGCGGATCAGCGTGACGCCTTCGCCCCGTTCGCAGCGCGGGGCTGGGAGCTGTGCGAGCAGTCCGCGGGGGACCTGGGAGAACGTTTGGAAGACTTCTTCGATCGTTCGTTCGCCGCCGGCTACCAGCGCGTCGTCGTCCTCGGGGCCGATAGCCCGAACCTTGAACTGCGGCTCGTGGTCGAGGCGTTCGCCGAGCTGCGGCAGCGCGACCTCGTGCTTGGCCCCGCGCGTGACGGAGGTTACTATCTCGTGGGCGCCCGCGGCGGCACGCCCCCCATCTTCCGCGGGATGCCTTGGGGGCAGGACGCACTATTCCAGGCGACCCTCAACCGTTTGGCGAGCGCCGGCTGGGGCGCCGACCGCTTCGCGGTGCTGCCGTCCTGGTACGACGTGGATGAGATGGACGACCTCCGCGAACTGAGCCGCGACCTGCGGGGAGCATCCCAGCCCAGCCTCGTGCGGCTCCGCGCCGCCATCGAACCCTACTTGTCCGCCGACGGTGATCGCGATGACCCACGCTAG